One Tamlana carrageenivorans genomic region harbors:
- a CDS encoding IS256 family transposase produces the protein MNSDLEKQLDALIGKISNKEDFDQVKEQLLKRGIESLLKAEMTAHLGFQKGGSVIENNQRNGFSEKTIKTHNGEQRIKIPRDRQASFEPVIVPKHQSISQELEDCIQLLYAKGMSNSDIIDFIESTYGVQYSTSQVSIITNQLLEDIKQWQNRPLEDVYPIVWIDAIHYKIRQEGKVISKACMIVLGVNTEGQQDILSMSIVETEKAAAWMSILDDLRSRGVKDIFFLCSDNLSGLDKAVEAIFPGSIRQICIVHQIRNSLKYVSYKDRKSIMVDIKAIYQADNEKFALEAFEVFKQNWEDKYLSAVQSWENNWDNLTAFLNYPKEIRKLIYTTNIIESFNASLRKYTRNKKVFPHDDAALKSIYLAAQSISKKWKKTRFKWGQIYNQLYICFPNRL, from the coding sequence ATGAACTCAGACTTAGAAAAACAATTAGACGCCTTGATCGGCAAAATCAGCAACAAGGAGGACTTTGACCAGGTCAAGGAACAGTTGCTTAAACGTGGTATTGAATCACTTTTAAAAGCAGAAATGACTGCCCACTTAGGGTTTCAAAAAGGAGGTTCTGTAATTGAGAACAACCAGCGCAATGGTTTCTCAGAGAAAACTATCAAGACTCATAACGGCGAACAACGCATCAAAATCCCCAGAGATCGTCAAGCGAGCTTTGAGCCTGTTATTGTCCCCAAACATCAATCGATTAGTCAAGAATTAGAAGATTGTATTCAACTGCTTTACGCCAAAGGTATGAGCAATAGCGATATTATTGATTTTATTGAAAGTACCTATGGAGTGCAGTATTCCACATCACAGGTATCCATTATCACCAATCAATTATTGGAAGACATCAAACAATGGCAGAATAGACCTTTAGAAGACGTATATCCCATTGTCTGGATAGATGCTATTCATTATAAAATACGTCAAGAAGGCAAGGTAATATCTAAAGCCTGTATGATAGTTTTAGGGGTGAATACCGAAGGGCAACAAGATATTTTGAGCATGAGTATTGTGGAGACAGAAAAGGCAGCTGCTTGGATGTCCATTTTAGACGATCTGCGCTCTAGAGGCGTAAAAGATATCTTCTTTCTGTGTTCGGATAACCTCTCTGGATTAGATAAAGCTGTAGAAGCTATTTTTCCAGGTAGTATACGTCAAATATGTATCGTACATCAAATTAGAAACTCTTTAAAATATGTGAGCTATAAGGACCGTAAATCAATAATGGTCGATATTAAAGCTATTTATCAAGCCGATAATGAGAAATTCGCTTTAGAGGCTTTCGAAGTCTTTAAACAAAATTGGGAAGATAAATACCTCTCTGCCGTACAGTCTTGGGAAAACAATTGGGATAATTTGACCGCGTTTTTAAACTACCCAAAAGAGATTAGAAAACTTATATATACTACCAATATCATTGAGAGTTTTAATGCCAGTTTAAGAAAATATACACGCAACAAAAAAGTCTTTCCTCATGATGATGCAGCACTGAAATCCATATATTTAGCAGCTCAAAGCATCAGCAAAAAATGGAAGAAAACACGATTTAAATGGGGCCAAATTTACAATCAATTGTATATTTGTTTTCCAAACAGGTTATAA
- a CDS encoding HTTM domain-containing protein yields the protein MPINFKTYINRYSNAAPLAVFRMLFGFMMCYGMIRFWYHGWIETLYIQPKFHFSYFGFEWVKPLGPYTYLLFVICGLSAFFVAIGLKYRWAIITFFLSFTYIELMDKTTYLNHYYFISLMAFLMIFLPANAQFSLDNLIQKKRYQNIPQWTIDSVKLLLGIVYFYAGLAKLNSDWLFRAMPLKIWLPSKYDLPIVGDTLMHQTWFQYAMSWSGMLYDLAIPFLLLYKRTRIFAFALVLIFHVFTRVLFPIGMFPFVMIVSTLIFFDASFHENIIGFIKRRFRNITSKVTVETASNYSYAFKKPTVVLIALFFVFQLAFPFRYLLYPNELFWTEEGFRFSWRVMLLEKMGMSTFKIVNANTGDYFYVDNADFLTPFQEKQMSFQPDFILEYAHYLGDHFTAQGHKNVQVFVESYVALNGRLSQPYIDKTVDLYQEKESFKPKHWILPFNDDIKGL from the coding sequence ATGCCCATTAATTTTAAAACATATATTAACCGATATTCAAATGCTGCGCCTTTAGCAGTTTTTCGTATGTTATTTGGTTTTATGATGTGTTATGGTATGATACGCTTTTGGTACCATGGATGGATTGAAACCTTATATATTCAGCCTAAATTTCATTTCTCATATTTTGGTTTCGAATGGGTAAAACCATTGGGCCCGTATACCTATTTATTATTTGTTATTTGTGGCCTCTCTGCTTTTTTTGTGGCTATAGGTTTAAAATATAGGTGGGCTATAATAACCTTTTTCTTGAGTTTTACTTACATAGAACTCATGGATAAAACCACCTATCTTAACCATTATTACTTTATAAGTTTAATGGCTTTTTTAATGATTTTCCTTCCTGCAAACGCCCAGTTTTCATTGGATAATCTCATACAAAAAAAAAGGTATCAAAACATTCCGCAATGGACCATTGATAGTGTTAAACTACTTTTAGGGATCGTTTATTTTTATGCCGGATTAGCCAAACTTAATAGCGATTGGTTGTTCCGGGCTATGCCTTTAAAAATATGGTTGCCTTCCAAATACGATTTGCCAATAGTTGGAGATACGCTCATGCATCAAACCTGGTTTCAATATGCCATGAGTTGGAGCGGTATGCTTTACGATTTGGCTATTCCATTTTTATTGCTTTACAAACGCACACGTATTTTCGCCTTTGCATTGGTGCTTATTTTTCATGTGTTTACGCGTGTTTTATTCCCTATTGGCATGTTTCCGTTTGTAATGATTGTATCGACACTTATTTTCTTCGATGCCAGCTTTCATGAAAATATCATCGGTTTTATAAAAAGGCGTTTTCGAAATATCACTTCAAAAGTTACAGTTGAAACAGCATCGAATTATAGTTATGCCTTTAAGAAGCCTACGGTTGTTCTTATAGCCCTGTTTTTTGTTTTTCAGTTGGCATTCCCGTTTCGTTATTTGTTATATCCTAATGAACTGTTTTGGACCGAAGAGGGCTTTCGTTTTTCATGGCGCGTCATGCTTCTAGAAAAAATGGGCATGTCTACATTTAAGATTGTAAATGCTAACACGGGCGACTATTTTTATGTGGATAACGCCGATTTTTTAACACCGTTTCAGGAAAAACAAATGAGTTTTCAACCCGATTTTATTTTAGAATACGCGCATTATCTAGGCGATCACTTTACTGCTCAAGGCCATAAAAACGTGCAAGTTTTTGTGGAAAGTTATGTGGCATTAAATGGACGACTTAGTCAGCCATATATAGATAAAACCGTAGATTTGTACCAAGAAAAAGAATCTTTTAAACCCAAACACTGGATCTTACCTTTTAACGATGACATTAAAGGCTTATAA
- a CDS encoding imelysin family protein produces MFILRKVVLALVIVSLFTACNSSSSDDGPTENKDSYERGALLVNLADNFIIPAFQDLNANLINLKAAKEAFIKSPDQVHLDALRASWLASYKVWQSVEMFNIGKAEALLYGLQMNVYPTSVQEVKANILSGNYDLSHPNNIDAVGFPALDYMLYGVAANDAAIINVYSDAQYTKYLSDVINQMQALTETVLNDWTSSYRDVFVSETGNTATSALNKLTNDYVFYFEKGLRANKFGIPAGNFSSTPLPETVEGRYSGIYSKDLALESLSAALHVFNGKSYASNATGESFKTYLEYLDRDDLVNTIITKFGDAQLKLNALDVNFYNQINTDNTKMLQAYDALQLIVVSLKVDMLQAFNINVDYVDADGD; encoded by the coding sequence ATGTTTATCTTACGAAAAGTTGTTTTAGCCCTAGTTATTGTTTCATTATTTACGGCTTGTAATTCGTCATCATCAGATGATGGGCCTACAGAAAATAAAGATTCTTATGAACGCGGAGCTTTATTGGTTAATCTAGCCGATAACTTTATAATTCCTGCTTTTCAAGATTTAAACGCCAATCTTATAAATTTAAAAGCAGCTAAAGAAGCCTTTATAAAATCTCCAGACCAGGTGCATTTAGATGCTTTAAGAGCATCTTGGTTGGCCTCTTATAAAGTATGGCAATCGGTGGAAATGTTTAACATTGGAAAAGCCGAGGCTTTACTATACGGTTTACAAATGAATGTGTATCCTACATCTGTACAAGAAGTAAAGGCTAATATTTTAAGTGGAAATTACGATTTATCACACCCAAACAATATTGATGCGGTTGGATTTCCTGCGCTAGATTATATGCTTTATGGTGTAGCTGCCAATGATGCTGCTATTATAAACGTTTATAGCGATGCCCAATACACAAAATATTTATCTGATGTCATCAATCAAATGCAGGCCTTAACCGAAACTGTTTTAAATGATTGGACGTCATCTTATAGAGATGTTTTTGTAAGTGAAACTGGAAATACGGCTACAAGTGCTTTAAATAAATTGACCAACGATTATGTATTTTATTTTGAAAAAGGCCTACGTGCCAATAAGTTTGGTATTCCTGCTGGTAATTTTTCATCAACGCCGTTGCCAGAAACTGTAGAAGGTCGTTATAGCGGTATCTATTCTAAAGATTTGGCTTTAGAAAGTTTATCGGCTGCATTACATGTTTTCAATGGTAAATCTTATGCATCTAACGCTACCGGTGAAAGTTTTAAAACCTACCTTGAATATTTAGATCGCGATGATTTAGTTAATACGATAATCACAAAATTTGGCGATGCGCAATTAAAGCTAAATGCTTTAGATGTTAATTTTTATAACCAGATAAATACCGATAATACTAAAATGCTACAAGCTTATGATGCCTTACAATTAATTGTAGTGTCTCTTAAGGTTGACATGCTACAAGCTTTCAATATTAATGTGGATTATGTAGATGCAGATGGTGATTAG
- a CDS encoding ecotin, whose translation MKFNFLIMLALIVLFSCKAQNNTTTTKNSKTEMTATTKTHDISMYPEASNDQLRHIINLPATEDDNAFKVELYAGKIGEVDCNQAFLSGEFQEETVSGWGYPYYNFITNGAIFSTGRLCPDETKYKAFVSTKGELMRYNSKLPIVVYTPKGYEVRYKIWARNNVEQTAIIK comes from the coding sequence ATGAAATTTAATTTTTTAATCATGTTAGCGTTAATCGTGCTTTTCAGTTGTAAAGCTCAAAATAATACGACTACCACCAAAAACAGTAAAACAGAAATGACTGCTACCACTAAAACGCACGATATTAGTATGTATCCTGAAGCTTCAAATGATCAATTGAGGCATATTATAAATTTACCCGCAACGGAAGATGATAATGCTTTTAAAGTAGAACTTTATGCCGGTAAAATTGGGGAAGTCGATTGTAACCAAGCCTTTTTATCGGGCGAATTTCAAGAAGAAACGGTTTCTGGTTGGGGGTATCCGTATTACAACTTTATAACTAATGGTGCCATTTTTAGTACTGGCCGACTGTGTCCTGATGAAACAAAATACAAAGCATTTGTAAGTACCAAAGGTGAATTAATGCGTTATAACAGCAAACTCCCCATTGTTGTATACACGCCTAAGGGCTACGAAGTACGTTATAAAATTTGGGCAAGAAATAATGTTGAACAAACAGCCATTATAAAATAG
- a CDS encoding IS4 family transposase: MTNITLFSQIISKLDRSSFSKLVKAKGTDKHQKGFNSWTHLVSMLFCQFAKSQSVRDISNGLRSATGNLNHLGIQKAPSKSTISYQNKHRDWTLYRDYYYVLLKSFGQHPHLKRVKFKIKSKIFLLDSTTISLCLSLFDWAKYKTHKGAVKMHTLLDYDGNLPHYVNISDGKTADNKGAYDIPLISRSVIVADRFYNDFSLLNVWDSNQVFFVIRHKENIQFKSIKEKELPENRHHHVLKDEIIELTGAKSKTKYPKKLRRIAVWDDKNNQEIELITNQMSWTANTISQLYKARWDIEIFFRDIKQQLHIKSFIGTSENAVMIQIWTALITILILKALKANAKYNWYLSNLGTVNYFVFLLLVSLKMILKFIGKKFTFKFLFYELRLRKTIRRLDRQNQQQGGL; encoded by the coding sequence ATGACAAATATAACATTGTTCTCTCAGATAATCTCCAAATTAGACCGTTCTAGTTTTTCTAAACTTGTAAAAGCCAAGGGAACAGATAAACATCAAAAAGGATTTAATAGTTGGACACATTTAGTCTCCATGTTGTTTTGTCAATTTGCAAAAAGTCAATCCGTCCGAGATATAAGTAATGGACTTCGCTCTGCCACAGGAAACCTTAATCATTTAGGCATACAGAAAGCACCTTCTAAATCAACGATAAGCTATCAAAACAAACATCGAGACTGGACGCTTTATCGAGATTACTACTATGTTCTTTTAAAAAGTTTTGGACAGCACCCTCACTTAAAACGTGTTAAATTCAAAATTAAATCCAAGATATTTCTATTAGATTCTACAACGATAAGTCTATGTTTAAGTCTCTTTGATTGGGCAAAATACAAAACCCACAAAGGAGCTGTAAAAATGCACACCTTGCTTGATTATGATGGTAATTTACCGCACTATGTAAATATTAGCGATGGTAAAACAGCAGATAATAAAGGAGCTTACGATATTCCTTTGATTAGCCGTTCGGTTATTGTCGCAGATCGATTTTATAATGATTTTTCGTTACTTAACGTTTGGGACAGCAACCAAGTGTTTTTTGTAATTAGGCACAAAGAAAACATCCAATTTAAGAGTATTAAAGAAAAAGAATTGCCAGAAAATAGACATCATCATGTTTTAAAAGATGAAATCATTGAGCTAACAGGGGCTAAATCAAAAACAAAATACCCAAAGAAGCTACGTAGAATAGCTGTATGGGACGATAAAAATAACCAGGAAATAGAACTTATTACCAACCAAATGTCTTGGACAGCAAACACAATTAGCCAACTCTACAAAGCTAGATGGGATATTGAGATATTCTTTAGAGACATCAAACAACAGCTACATATTAAATCGTTTATAGGAACTTCTGAAAATGCCGTAATGATACAAATATGGACGGCTCTTATTACTATACTCATCCTAAAAGCCTTAAAAGCAAATGCAAAATATAATTGGTACTTGTCCAATTTAGGGACTGTAAACTATTTTGTGTTTTTGCTGTTAGTTAGTTTAAAAATGATTTTGAAATTCATAGGCAAAAAATTTACTTTTAAATTTTTATTTTATGAACTCAGACTTAGAAAAACAATTAGACGCCTTGATCGGCAAAATCAGCAACAAGGAGGACTTTGA
- a CDS encoding hydroxymethylglutaryl-CoA lyase: MSAPIKIIECPRDAMQGIKQFIPTAKKVQYIQSLLRVGYDTIDFGSFVSPKAIPQMVDTAEVLSQLDLSSTSSKLLTIIANTRGAIDACQYKEIDYLGYPFSISENFQMRNTHKTIAESVVTLSEILNIADKANKALVVYISMGFGNPYGDPWNVDIVGEWTEKLAQMGVKILSLSDTVGSSTPETIDYLFSNLIPSYTQVEFGAHLHTTPNSWFEKVDAAYKAGCSRFDGAIQGFGGCPMAKDELVGNMPTEKLLSYFTTKKRNNLNALSFESAYNEASKIFKFYY; the protein is encoded by the coding sequence ATGTCTGCACCCATTAAAATTATTGAATGTCCTAGAGATGCCATGCAAGGCATAAAGCAGTTTATTCCAACAGCTAAAAAGGTACAGTACATTCAGTCGCTTTTACGTGTGGGGTATGATACTATAGACTTTGGTAGTTTTGTTTCTCCAAAGGCTATTCCGCAAATGGTAGATACTGCTGAGGTTTTATCGCAGCTTGACTTAAGTAGTACAAGTAGCAAACTTTTAACTATTATAGCGAATACTCGTGGCGCAATAGATGCTTGTCAGTATAAAGAAATCGATTATTTGGGGTATCCGTTTTCAATCTCCGAGAATTTTCAAATGCGTAATACGCATAAAACGATTGCAGAATCGGTCGTTACGCTTTCTGAAATTTTAAATATCGCCGATAAGGCAAATAAAGCATTAGTGGTATACATTTCTATGGGCTTTGGCAATCCGTATGGCGATCCTTGGAATGTTGATATTGTAGGGGAGTGGACTGAGAAATTAGCCCAAATGGGTGTTAAAATTTTATCCTTGAGTGATACTGTGGGATCATCTACTCCTGAAACGATAGACTATCTATTTTCAAATTTAATACCCAGCTATACTCAAGTAGAGTTTGGTGCGCACCTCCATACCACACCAAATTCTTGGTTCGAAAAAGTGGATGCGGCTTATAAGGCAGGATGCAGCCGTTTTGATGGCGCCATTCAAGGCTTTGGAGGTTGTCCTATGGCCAAAGATGAGCTTGTAGGTAATATGCCAACCGAAAAATTATTATCCTATTTTACTACTAAAAAACGTAACAACCTCAATGCCTTAAGTTTTGAGAGTGCTTATAACGAAGCTTCAAAAATTTTCAAGTTTTATTATTAA
- a CDS encoding quinone-dependent dihydroorotate dehydrogenase — MYKLLLRPLFFLFDPEKIHHFTFSLIKTVSKIPGVSAVFRGLYVVENKRLERQLFGLTFKNPVGLAAGFDKNAVLYNELANFGFGFIEIGTVTPKGQAGNPKKRLFRLKEDQGIINRMGFNNEGLEAAITQLKKNKGKLIIGGNIGKNTSTKPEDYTKDYLECFNALHPYVDYFVLNVSCPNVGSHAKLNDKDYLLELIGAVQKANKTFEKQKPIVLKIAPDLNNVQLDEIIEIVNQTQLDGVIASNTSTDRSGLKATPEQLEAIGNGGLSGQPVKDKSTAVIKYLAEKSNKAFPIIGVGGIHSGADAVEKLKAGADLVQIYTGFIYEGPSLIKQINKAILKK, encoded by the coding sequence ATGTACAAACTTTTACTTCGCCCGTTATTTTTCTTGTTCGATCCAGAAAAAATTCATCATTTTACCTTTTCATTAATAAAAACAGTGTCTAAAATACCTGGAGTTTCAGCTGTTTTTAGAGGGTTGTATGTTGTAGAAAACAAGCGTTTAGAGCGTCAGCTTTTTGGTCTTACTTTTAAAAACCCCGTTGGATTAGCCGCCGGATTCGATAAAAATGCCGTATTGTATAATGAATTGGCTAACTTCGGATTTGGTTTTATTGAAATTGGAACGGTGACTCCAAAAGGTCAGGCTGGAAATCCGAAGAAAAGATTATTCCGCTTAAAAGAAGACCAAGGTATTATTAACCGCATGGGTTTTAATAATGAAGGTTTGGAAGCAGCGATTACTCAACTGAAAAAAAACAAAGGAAAATTGATTATAGGTGGAAATATTGGTAAAAATACCAGTACAAAGCCGGAAGATTATACCAAAGATTATTTAGAGTGTTTTAACGCCCTACATCCTTATGTCGATTATTTTGTACTAAATGTAAGCTGCCCAAATGTTGGAAGTCATGCCAAATTAAATGATAAAGATTATTTATTAGAGTTAATAGGTGCGGTACAAAAAGCGAACAAAACTTTTGAAAAGCAAAAACCTATTGTTTTAAAAATTGCTCCAGATTTGAATAACGTGCAACTGGATGAGATTATTGAAATTGTAAATCAAACCCAGTTAGACGGCGTAATTGCTAGTAATACGTCTACTGATAGAAGCGGATTAAAAGCCACACCAGAACAGTTAGAAGCTATTGGTAATGGTGGTTTAAGCGGCCAACCGGTTAAAGATAAAAGTACAGCCGTTATTAAATATTTGGCTGAAAAAAGTAATAAGGCCTTTCCTATTATTGGTGTTGGTGGTATTCATTCGGGAGCCGATGCCGTAGAAAAGCTTAAGGCTGGTGCCGATTTGGTTCAAATTTATACCGGTTTTATTTATGAAGGTCCTAGCTTAATCAAACAAATTAACAAAGCCATTCTAAAGAAGTAA
- a CDS encoding DUF4856 domain-containing protein translates to MKKLVLSLFTLSVIFQSCSNDDDGGSANNNVTAPETYVFTRNGNSTVSFSGQTTRIQMAEEIVSALKDPLSTEPQIDAMFAHEQGGDNFLEAGLNASDKNVRSKVAASTDYFSANSTDATAIKADFDTWIEEQVNIVFPAWNLNASSGVAGALLQSSGTVRYLNGKGLEYNQAFAKGLIGGLMLDQILNNYLSDAVLDAGTNKEDNDNEVLESGKNYTTMEHKWDEAYGYLFGNEDNPETPELGADQFLNEYLDRVAQDPDFKNLDVEIYEAFKLGRAAITEGVYTLRDDQVDIIREKLSLVPAVRAVYYLQAAKPILESDRAAAFHALSEAYGFIYSLQFTRNNATGGAYFSKKEVDLMLEELMVGDGFWDLNEEKLDILSQNISAKFDFTVEAAADASN, encoded by the coding sequence ATGAAAAAACTCGTTTTAAGTCTGTTTACCTTGTCTGTCATTTTTCAATCGTGTTCAAATGATGATGATGGTGGTAGTGCCAATAACAATGTTACTGCACCAGAAACTTATGTGTTTACAAGAAATGGAAATTCAACAGTAAGCTTTAGTGGGCAAACAACAAGAATTCAAATGGCTGAAGAGATCGTTTCAGCATTAAAAGATCCGTTATCTACAGAACCTCAAATCGATGCCATGTTCGCTCATGAACAAGGTGGTGATAATTTCTTAGAAGCAGGATTAAACGCTTCAGATAAAAATGTAAGAAGTAAAGTGGCGGCTTCAACTGATTATTTTTCAGCAAATTCAACCGATGCTACTGCTATAAAAGCCGATTTTGATACCTGGATTGAAGAACAAGTTAATATTGTTTTCCCAGCTTGGAATCTTAACGCTTCAAGTGGTGTTGCTGGAGCCCTATTACAAAGTAGTGGTACGGTACGTTATTTAAATGGTAAGGGTTTAGAGTACAACCAAGCTTTTGCCAAAGGTTTAATAGGAGGTTTAATGTTAGATCAAATTTTGAACAATTATTTAAGTGATGCAGTTTTAGATGCCGGAACTAATAAAGAGGATAACGATAATGAAGTTTTAGAATCTGGAAAGAATTACACAACCATGGAGCACAAATGGGATGAGGCTTATGGTTACTTATTTGGTAACGAAGATAACCCTGAAACTCCAGAATTAGGTGCCGATCAATTTTTAAATGAATATTTAGATCGAGTAGCTCAAGATCCTGATTTTAAAAATTTAGATGTTGAAATTTATGAGGCTTTCAAATTAGGAAGAGCTGCCATTACCGAAGGTGTATACACATTACGTGATGATCAAGTTGATATCATTAGAGAAAAATTATCTTTAGTGCCTGCCGTGCGTGCTGTGTACTACTTACAAGCAGCAAAACCTATTTTAGAATCAGATAGAGCAGCCGCTTTTCACGCCTTGTCTGAAGCTTATGGGTTTATTTATAGCCTACAGTTTACTAGAAACAACGCCACAGGTGGTGCATATTTTTCTAAAAAAGAAGTTGACTTAATGTTAGAGGAGTTAATGGTAGGTGATGGTTTTTGGGATTTAAATGAAGAAAAATTAGATATTCTGTCTCAGAATATTTCGGCAAAATTTGATTTTACTGTTGAAGCAGCTGCCGATGCTTCAAACTAA
- the pepT gene encoding peptidase T produces MISKEHIIKRFVSYVTVDTESDPNSNTTPSTEKQWDLANKLVDELRAIGMQDVSIDKHAYIMATLPSNVDHDVPTIGFISHFDTSPDFTGAHVNPQIIESYDGKDIVLNEAKNIILSPDYFEDLKQYVGQTLITTDGTTLLGADDKAGICEIISAMEYLIKHPEIKHGPIKVGFTPDEEIGRGAHKFDVEKFGADWAYTMDGSQIGELEYENFNAAGAVVKVKGKIVHPGYAKGKLINSMYIATEFINSLPRMETPEHTEGYQGFFHLHNIKGDVEETVLEYIIRDHDKGHFEARKEVMTKLTNELNDQYGYEVIVTEIKDQYFNMLEKIEPVMHIVDIAEEAMKQTGIKPIIKAIRGGTDGAQLSYMGLPCPNIFAGGHNFHGRFEYVPVESMIKATEVICKIAEITAIKA; encoded by the coding sequence ATGATATCAAAAGAACACATTATAAAACGTTTTGTAAGTTACGTAACCGTAGATACCGAATCTGATCCGAACTCTAACACCACACCCAGCACCGAAAAACAATGGGATTTAGCCAATAAGTTGGTTGACGAACTTAGGGCCATTGGGATGCAGGACGTGAGTATTGATAAGCATGCCTACATTATGGCAACTTTACCTAGTAATGTGGATCACGATGTGCCAACCATTGGATTTATCTCACATTTTGATACGTCTCCAGATTTTACTGGTGCGCATGTTAATCCACAAATCATCGAATCTTACGATGGTAAAGATATTGTACTAAATGAAGCTAAAAACATCATTTTATCACCCGATTATTTTGAAGATTTAAAACAATACGTTGGCCAAACGTTAATTACAACCGATGGTACCACGCTTTTGGGGGCCGATGACAAAGCTGGAATTTGTGAAATTATTTCGGCCATGGAATACCTTATTAAGCACCCCGAAATTAAACACGGCCCTATAAAAGTAGGTTTTACTCCTGATGAAGAAATAGGTCGTGGCGCTCATAAATTTGATGTTGAAAAATTTGGTGCCGATTGGGCTTATACCATGGATGGAAGTCAAATTGGAGAACTAGAATATGAAAACTTTAATGCTGCAGGTGCTGTGGTTAAAGTAAAAGGAAAAATTGTACACCCAGGGTATGCTAAAGGAAAATTAATCAACTCCATGTATATCGCTACCGAGTTTATCAATTCCCTTCCCCGCATGGAAACACCAGAACATACTGAAGGATACCAAGGCTTTTTTCACCTGCATAATATAAAAGGTGATGTTGAAGAAACGGTATTAGAGTACATTATTCGCGATCATGATAAAGGGCATTTTGAGGCGCGAAAAGAAGTGATGACCAAATTAACTAATGAGTTAAATGATCAATATGGTTATGAGGTGATCGTTACAGAAATTAAAGATCAATACTTTAATATGCTTGAAAAAATAGAGCCCGTAATGCATATTGTAGACATTGCTGAAGAGGCTATGAAACAAACCGGTATAAAACCTATAATTAAAGCCATTCGTGGCGGAACTGATGGGGCTCAACTGAGTTATATGGGTTTACCCTGTCCGAATATTTTTGCGGGCGGACATAATTTTCACGGACGCTTTGAATACGTGCCAGTGGAAAGCATGATAAAAGCTACCGAAGTGATTTGTAAAATTGCTGAAATCACCGCTATTAAAGCCTAA
- a CDS encoding YdeI/OmpD-associated family protein, which yields MKPQKNTKELIIPKALKAVLQKKPELQSHFKQLAPYKQREYAEHIQSAKRDTTKQARLEKIQAMILKRMGLNQSCPKHF from the coding sequence GTGAAACCTCAAAAAAACACCAAAGAACTTATCATTCCCAAAGCATTAAAAGCTGTTTTACAAAAAAAACCAGAATTACAGTCTCATTTTAAGCAGCTAGCACCGTATAAACAGCGTGAATATGCTGAACACATCCAATCGGCAAAACGAGACACCACAAAGCAAGCACGCTTAGAAAAAATACAAGCTATGATTTTAAAACGTATGGGATTAAATCAATCCTGTCCTAAACATTTTTGA
- a CDS encoding DUF1801 domain-containing protein codes for MKKVNAVEAYLENHEAFRDVLITSRTLILTTTLEETIKWGAPTYTINNKNVLSIAAFNNHCCIWFYNGLSLRDEHQLFSEEKNAHKTLRQIRFEAPDTINKPLILSYIKEAIENQ; via the coding sequence GTGAAAAAAGTTAATGCGGTTGAAGCATACCTAGAAAACCATGAAGCGTTTCGTGATGTTTTAATAACCTCACGAACACTTATACTTACTACAACGCTTGAAGAAACCATTAAATGGGGTGCACCTACCTATACCATAAATAATAAGAATGTATTATCGATAGCGGCTTTTAACAACCACTGCTGTATTTGGTTTTATAATGGTTTAAGCTTGAGGGATGAACACCAGCTTTTTTCTGAAGAAAAAAATGCTCATAAAACCCTGCGGCAAATACGTTTTGAAGCTCCGGATACAATTAATAAGCCTTTAATACTTTCTTATATTAAGGAAGCTATAGAAAACCAATAG